A stretch of DNA from Doryrhamphus excisus isolate RoL2022-K1 chromosome 6, RoL_Dexc_1.0, whole genome shotgun sequence:
TCATCTTATGGTCAACGGGCTGCAGGGAGGCCCTTCATTTGGGTTGACAATTGCCCTATGTCTTTACGCATAACCTTCAGGAGATTTCAGTGTTTCCGCTCCCATATTAGCCTAACaaagtttattttaaacatGTCATTTAAAGTCGCATTTATTTTATAGAATAGGTGTATAATTGcttgataaaaaatatattaactcGGTCTGTCAAATGATTTAATTATTAATCAGTCTTCAAATTAATCAGAATTAATCACCGTTTGCCactgtgtgaaatatgccaatttttgctgcattttatgaacagaaaaaataaatgacaggacaggattatAGCGTACATATTTCTAcgttaaatattcattttctaccgcttatcctcacgagagtcgcgggggtgctggagcctatcccagctgtcttcgggcaagaggcggggtacactctggactggtggccagccaatcacagggtacatatcaacaaacaaccattcacactcacattcatacctatggacaatttggagtggccagttaacctagcatgtttttggaatgtgggaggaaaccggagtacccggagaaaacccaagcatggacggggagaacatgtaaactccacacagagatggccgaggatgaaatcgaactcgggtctccaagcccTGCAGCCTATGTTAAATATGAACAGCTTAAAATCTATTGATTTTGCTTATGAAAAAAGTGACCCTGTATAACTGGCAAGGAGGTGTTGCATGACAGACATTGCATGACTCAGCAGTTTACTGTGCTGTAAACCAAGGGGACACattgttgtttaaaaaattcacttttaaatacatcacagaaaatgatttttaaacacttttaaacttttgatcagcctgtttagggttaggtttccCAAAAATGCACACgttttttggtttcattttgcaTGTTCATGCTCTACTTCCATCCATTCCATCCAACGGTGCAAAAAGCACATCTTTTTAAATTCTCCCCGGTCTTAAGATTTGGAGTGCATCTTTCCTAAGCTGGTGTTGGACCTCACCGAGACACTGGGGCTGGGGAAAGCTCGCCTTGTGCCGCCAGGAGACCCTGCAGAAGACCTGCCACGGTCTGTGGGCCAGGCTGGGGAACATCCTGGCTGGAGCCGGGCTCGGACGCTACGGACGTAGAGGAGCTGGCAAAGTGACAGAGATTCCGGGTTAGATATGCTAGCAGAACCGCATGACAACTTAACCTCATTCAAACAGATTAACTCTTCCAAGTCCTCGCCACTGGAGGCATGACAACCGCCGAAGAAGCTAAACCGGTCATACACACTAATAAAAACGTACTATCAATACGTATTTTGACCAATTATGATGACGTCAACAAATCCCTTCATCGATGAGCTAGCGCTGTTATTTCACAAAGTTAGCTAGCGCCATAAGCTAACAGAAAGAACGTAATGTTAACCAATTTAATCGACACACAGATTCAAACTAAGCAAACTCGCGGCTGTAATCGTTCAAGATACTCCATAAAAAGTCGTACCTTACTCCGGTGAAGTTTGTTCTGCATAGTCTGTGTCCATTTTGCGAATCTATGGACAACAAGCGGCGACTCCGGCGAATGCTACAAACACAATGAACACGTGACCCGTGACGCTAATCTTTTGGTGGGGGTGAGAGCGGCATGTCGTGAGGACCAAAAGTCTCGTGAAATCCCACTTATCGCGATATTTAGTACTAGCGTCATACCTGCGTACTCAAACATATATACGTAAAAAGCGTTCAACTGAAACGAATAAGCATTCGACATATTGTGGATTTAAATAACTGAATTATTTATCTCGTGTatatagattagattagattagattagaactttattgttattgctcatgtcacttgtacagggcaacaaaatgcagttagcatccaaccagaagtgcaattttagtagtaagtaaatgtagaaatagaatagagctgtaaatggacagatctatgtacaaactataacaggctgtgactataatacagtgaggatatatacagggatataaatgactataatatggctattgcagattatacaatataaacagtatgcacagtatggatgtgacaatatataataacagtataggtcctatattctatatattttccTCACTGTACAATGTTTTTCTCAGTATGTACTCAAATAATCCGGCTGTTATTacagattattttattttcctagtagaaaaaaagtttgcttCCCCCTATTCCTTTTCAAACGTGTACATGTGATGTACTTAATGTAACTTTGTTAAGCATGTTGGAAATAAGTAGATCAAATATATCCTATGCCATATTAAACCATTACAACAcagcaaaaaagcaaacaaaacacacaacacacatacatgcacaataAAAGCAACAGAATCCCAACAACAGGTATGAAAACAgaatgcatgtttatttttcagtgCAGTGTTGTACGCCCTCATTGCTGTCTTTTGAGGGAGTGTTTTGACAAATGACTGACAACATAATACAATAAGATTGAGGTCTTTGGACTTGCCATCCAGATGCATCACTTCCATTTCACACCAATTATTAAAATAGAATCATTATAATTATATCACTCAGTCATCATGACCTACAGTACAATTTCAGAAAGCCACATCTCAGTTGTGTTCCATTTGGGTCAGCGTATGGTTTTATAAAGCAAATCTTCATACTAGGCTATAATCTTTGGTGATGGTATCTTGTGTCCTCTTAACGCATGGTAACAAGCTCCTCTGAAGAGGTGGGGTGAATGGCGACTGTCTTGTCAAAGTCCGCTTTGGTAGCACCGAGTTTGACGGCCACAGCGAAGCCTTGCAGCATCTCGTCACAGCCCAGACCCTGCATGTGCAGACCCACCACCTGAGGAGTAAAAACAATGCTGTAAGCTTTTAGATGTACCCCGAATAGAGAAGtaggaaacattttttaaaaagcggaCACGGAAGGCTACCGTTTCCTCCTTGCCAGCACACACTAGCTTCATAATGCACGGGCTCTTGCGGCTGGTGATGGCATGGTAGAGTGACGTGAAGGACGTCTTGTAGACCTTCACGTTCTCCTTGCCTCTGGCTATGATGGCCTCCTCTGTAGGAATAAAACAAACGGGAGTAAGGGTGGATGTGGGAAACATCGGACGGATCTTCAGCCAGCTTACCTTCTGTGAGGCCCACGGTGCCAATAGGCGGGTGGCTGAACACCACCGTGGGAATATTCGAGTAGTCCAACTTGGAGTCCTTCTTGCCCTCAAACAGTCTGTGCGCTAGCTTCCTGCCTGCAGCGATGGCAACTGACAAGACacgaaacattcattcattttataccgcttatcctcatgaaggtcgcgggggtgctggagcctatcccagctgtcttcaggtgagaggcggggtacaccccagactggtggccagccaatcacagggcacatatagacaaacaaccattcacactcctctTGCAGCTTGACGCCTTGCTTTAATTGGAATGGATTGTTTGTTCACCTGGTGTGTGAAGGCTTgtctagacacacacacacacacagatgctagATGCTGCTAAACCACCAATTTCAAACAATTTCTCCCACAGGAAGGAATGGAAATACAAGTACAGTAATTTGCTTCAGTGTCAAACTGGCCATCGTAGTATAGAACTGTACAGGAAATGTTTCACAGAACATTTACGCAAGTGTAAAACAAAGTTAACCACTGTTCATGTTTACATGTAAAAACCAGAACATTTCTGGTCCTGGCCACCCCCATGTTGGGGGGACCATCTTGACAAAAATGCACTGTGGTGAAGAACATTAGTTCAGTCTAATTggcatttcactgcagcacacaactttccgtgggACAGCAGAAGAGAGCTGCCTATTTTGATGAGATACATAAAACTGTATCTTGCTTGAACTGAAAGCGGTAGGTAAGTTTTCCATCATTTCTTTGGTCGTTCCGGTCAGGTTTTCTCATAGTaagttgactttgacttttctGAAGCGTGATTGCGTTCGTTCGTTTGTTCgtttgtgcgtgcgtgcgttcgttctctaccgctttttcctcacgagggtcgcggtggtggccagccaatcccagggcacatatagacaaacaaccattcacactcacattcatacctatggacaatttggagtggccaattaacctagcatgtttttggaatgtgggaggaaaccggagtacccggcgaaaacacatgcatgcacgaggagaacatgcaaactccacacagagatgaccgagggtggaattgaacgagggtatcctagctgtgaggcctgcaagaACCGCTGTGCAACCCGACAGCACTACATATATGTGCTAAATTTAGATCAGAAATATACACaatgaaatatgcatatttgtggaCGAACAATAGgatgtattcaaccacaaattaCTATATCGTGGAAGTCTGTGATAGAGTGATGAATATATTTACtcaaaaacaaactccacacagagatggccgagggtggggacaCGAAACGGTCATGTGAAAAAATTAGAACACCCTTCTACTTCTGAACCCCTGCACAGAAATGAGTGAAAACATGCTCCCCTACTATATTACCTGTGCGTTTTATGACAAATACACCCATAATTGGGATGGACATGAAATgaacacccactgtaactttaggacaggggtctcaaacacgcggacactagtttgaggcccccgccttgatatgaaagtttaatgttagtgcggcccgcgcaagtttgatatggatgctgtatggtatcatgtacccagaaaaaattattacctttgattaatgttcatgttaaaggttaaataactgttaatagttatcctccctatccgtgtggaagtggtaagtttttggctatttaagtttaaaggcaataacttgaaggctaccgtttaggtcgctagctctctagtttgcgagttagcatgtgtctcaagaccctgcagttgcgcaatatgttgtaaataaaaagagtataaatgtgactatagtcgtgttttgtcatgtctacagggctctaataatgctttgttcattttaatctgaaaaaaataatttgtctacccaccaactatatgtggtttcttaagtttttattatttgccgttttattattattattatatttatttattactgattgattttctttattcttgatttgtttatttatttttcatcttattttgtgtagaaaaataaaaagtaagatatttgagaacggtggaatgttttatcagagcttttattgtagaaaattggaaccaaagcaaagttttttacatttttttgtttttaataaatgcgtttttttggggttttttttggaaaacctgatgcggcccagtctcacccagacccgagctccagtggcccccaagtaaatttagtttgagacccctgctttagggtgCTTAGCCGAattgtcacaaaaaaacaaaacataccatTAGGGACACATGTGTGTAAagtttgagcaagattggtcaaaaaaacatgtaaaattgtTGTACTTACTATATTTGATAtagtataaaatatttgtattacatgtatgctggCAATATCTGAACGTGGGTAACAGTATAGTATTTATAACTAATACACAGCAATGTGATTTCACAGGCTGATTGTTTTTGAAGTAAAACCCCCCTTGGTACAATAGATGATGTGACTGAATGAAATACGTAGACCTCATTTGACCAAGCAACTCTGGGTGGAGGGCATGTTGTCTTATCTCACACCACACCCCCATTCCAGATAAGCTGTAAATACAGCATCTATTACTCCACTTCATATTGTATTGATACACTTGAAGGCACATCTTACCGGGTGTGAGAAGCGCTTTGCCACAAACATCTCCCACTGCGTAGATTCCTGGTCGACTCGTGTTCTGGTACTCGTCCACCACAATGTGGCCTCTGTCATCCGTGTCCACACCCTAACACACACAGAAGGCATACACATTTACATTACAGTACGCTAATAAGAGCTGTAATTCAAGATAAATGATCTAATCTAACTAAATCTTTATTACCATAGTTGTAGCTACACAACATCTTGGTTATATTAGCGACACGAGAAGGACTTTGTCATCAAACAAGAGCAATGTGGGAACCTTCTGTTAATGGGCAATCCAACAGCAGCTAGCTTACCTTTCTCAATGAACCATAAATAGAAGAAACACAGCTCTGCgactaaaaacacacactcaatgCCCTTTTAATCCGTTATTACACTGGCTTTACACGCTGAGCTAGCACAAGCATTTCCCATTCACGCTTTACTTCTGTGTATAAACATACAGACACACTGACAATTCCCTAACAActgcaaagaaaaaatgaaGGACAAAAAGACAGTTAATAGATAAGAAACAAGTCAGTCGATCcatatatttcatacatttttcatatatatttcataCGAACAATCAGGTTTAACACCGGCtgcctgtgacgtcacagtgaggCTTGTGAGAAGTCaccgacttccttatatgggcataaaTATGGCCGTAAattttggaataggtgcagatcggaagatctagaaagctttttgcaCGAGTTATCAGATTGTTACAGGTTTTATGATGGCgagagtttgaccctggaaaaaGACGTCACAGTGAGGCTTGTGGGAAGtcacggacttccttatatgggcataaaTATGGCCGTAAattttggaataggtgcagatcggaagatctagaaagcgtttTGCACGAGTTATCAGATTGTTACAGGTTTTATGATGCAgagagtttgaccctggaaaaaGACGTCACAGTGAGGCTTGTGGGAATTTaccgacttccttatatgggcataaaTATGGCCGTAAattttggaataggtgcagattggaagatctagaaagcgtttTGCACGAGTTATCAGATTGTTACAGGTTTTATGATGCAgagagtttgaccctggaaaaaGACGTCACAGTGAGGCTTGTGGGAATTTaccgacttccttatatgggcataaaTATGGCCGTAAattttggaataggtgcagattggaagatctagaaagctttttgcaCGAGTTATCAGATTGTTACAGGTTTTATGATGGCgagagtttgaccctggaaaaaGACGTCACAGTGAGGCTTGTGGGAAGtcacggacttccttatatgggcataaaTATGGCCGTAAattttggaataggtgcagatcggaagatctagaaagctttttgcaCGAGTTATCAGATTGTTACAGGTTTTATGATGGCgagagtttgaccctggaaaaaGACGTCACAGTGAGGCTTGTGGGAAGtcacggacttccttatatgggcataaaTATGGCCGTATattttggaataggtgcagatcggaagatctagaaagcgtttTGCACGAGTTATCAGATTGTTACAGGTTTTATGATGCAgagagtttgaccctggaaaaaGACGTCACAGTGAGGCTTGTGGGAATTTaccgacttccttatatgggcataaaTATGGCCGTAAattttggaataggtgcagattggaagatctagaaagcgtttTGCACGAGTTATCAGATTGTTACAGGTTTTATGATGCAgagagtttgaccctggaaaaaGACGTCACAGTGAGGCTTGTGGGAATTTaccgacttccttatatgggcataaaTATGGCCGTAAattttggaataggtgcagattggaagatctagaaagctttttgcaCGAGTTATCAGATTGTTACAGGTTTTATGATGGCgagagtttgaccctggaaaaaGACGTCACAGTGAGGCTTGTGGGAAGtcacggacttccttatatgggcataaaTATGGCTGTAAattttggaataggtgcagatcggaagatctagaaagctttttgcaCGAGTTATCAGATTGTTACAGGTTTTATCATGCAgagagtttgaccctggaaaaaGACGTCACAATGAGGCTTGTGAGAAGTcacgacttccttatatgggcatgaaTATGGCCATAAATtttagaataggtgcagatcggaagatctagaaagctttttgcaCGAGTTATCAGATTGTTACAGGTTTTATGATGGCgagagtttgaccctggaacaaattttcaatttttttccattaaaaatgtgttctcAATTTGGATTAGAGGAATACACCCAATAACATTTCAATAAGTCTGAACAATAATTTGACATGGTAGACATGAAACAGCTGGAATGAAGGTGATCAAAGCACAAAGGTCATGAGAGGACATACCAACTCGCCGATGTTCAGCCCAAACGTGTTGGGCTTCCTTCCGATAGCCCACAGAAGACAGTCCACCTCTTGAATTGTACTGATCTTCTCCTCGCCGTTACCCTTCTCCGGGTCTATGGTGGCGAGCGTCACTTCCAGCCCCGCGTCGGTTTTATGCACTGACTTCACCTGAGAGTTCTTCCACAAGTCGACGCCCGAGTTCTGCAGCTCTTTGGTGCAGTTTGTGCTGATGAAACTGTCAAAGTTCCTCAAAACCTACCATGACAATCTCTGGCCATCACTATATTTATTGGACACATCATAAGGTACGCATGCGCTATTTCAAGGTTTTCTCACTTCACTCTGTCGTATGATGAGGGAGGTTTTGGAGCCCAGGGTGGTAAGGATGCCCGCCATTTCCACAGCAATGTAGCCAGCACCCACGACGACACTACGTCTGTTgacagagaggggggggggggggctcaataaaaagtcacatttttaacatcaaTCAATAACAGGACAGTTTCAATGAGCTTCTTACTTTGGAAGACTTTCAAGTTCAAAAAAGCCATCACTGGTGATGCCAAGACTTGCTCctgtattaaattatattttaataattattactagtacttttataataattagGAGAGTAAAAGAGGTCATGCATGCCCTTCACACAAAATCTGATTACTAATcaaatcatatttatttgtatagcacttttcctgcaaggacatgcaacacaaagtgctttacagaattaaaaacaattaccacaattaaaaagcaaaacaaagaaagcccctccctcccaccctccatactagacacacacacacccacccacacacacccacaatcacacacagtagggagacatggcatgacactgaggatcaaggaaacgcctcCTTTGGGGCctgtccacactgggaggagccgcaggccgtgccatcgggggaccagcacccgggtccCCTGACTCCCCCACATCAAAAGGGAGGAACCACAgtcggccgggtcgaagggacccaaggacagtaccccctcagcagacccgacacagcccccagtgtggaggacccccctacTAATTAGAACTCTGAGTAAATTTCTTACAAAGTCCGCACCTGGAACCTCGGCATCGCTCAACACAGAAGGCTCCCCTCCGGTGGCGATGAGGATGTGTGGCGCTGTGTACTTCCTGCCGCTTACCTCCACCGTGGGCTCAGGATCGCTAGTGAATCTGGCGTGACCTTCGATGGTTTGGATTTTTGCCTGTCGGAGAAGCAAATGCGTCTTGTTGaggttggagatacatacagtatgtggtgtTGGAAATGTCAATCAATGCCAGTCAGGCATAGTAACAGGTAGAACAATTCCAAAAGAAACCTGTGAGTCACCTGTtgctatttatattatattatatatttttattatatattatattatttaacagACAAAGTCATTAGAGACTCAATGCAAAGATTTTTTTCTTACCTTGTCGAGATTGTTGCGATAAATGTGGTTCAGACGACGGACATAAGCATCCCGTTTTGTTTTCAGTGctctgaaaataaaatgtgccaaaaaaatCAAGGGTTGCatgaa
This window harbors:
- the gsr gene encoding glutathione reductase, mitochondrial isoform X2 is translated as MLFVKISSVLQTVSISLALPRHRPSSHFRVIRRSMATTTTGVTRFDFLVIGGGSGGLAGARRAAELGATAAVIEGHKLGGTCVNVGCVPKKVMWNAAVHAEYLHDHADYGFEVGSVRFSWEALKTKRDAYVRRLNHIYRNNLDKAKIQTIEGHARFTSDPEPTVEVSGRKYTAPHILIATGGEPSVLSDAEVPGASLGITSDGFFELESLPKRSVVVGAGYIAVEMAGILTTLGSKTSLIIRQSEVLRNFDSFISTNCTKELQNSGVDLWKNSQVKSVHKTDAGLEVTLATIDPEKGNGEEKISTIQEVDCLLWAIGRKPNTFGLNIGELGVDTDDRGHIVVDEYQNTSRPGIYAVGDVCGKALLTPVAIAAGRKLAHRLFEGKKDSKLDYSNIPTVVFSHPPIGTVGLTEEEAIIARGKENVKVYKTSFTSLYHAITSRKSPCIMKLVCAGKEETVVGLHMQGLGCDEMLQGFAVAVKLGATKADFDKTVAIHPTSSEELVTMR
- the gsr gene encoding glutathione reductase, mitochondrial isoform X1: MALLTRLTRTRTPFIVFYPSSVIRHRPSSHFRVIRRSMATTTTGVTRFDFLVIGGGSGGLAGARRAAELGATAAVIEGHKLGGTCVNVGCVPKKVMWNAAVHAEYLHDHADYGFEVGSVRFSWEALKTKRDAYVRRLNHIYRNNLDKAKIQTIEGHARFTSDPEPTVEVSGRKYTAPHILIATGGEPSVLSDAEVPGASLGITSDGFFELESLPKRSVVVGAGYIAVEMAGILTTLGSKTSLIIRQSEVLRNFDSFISTNCTKELQNSGVDLWKNSQVKSVHKTDAGLEVTLATIDPEKGNGEEKISTIQEVDCLLWAIGRKPNTFGLNIGELGVDTDDRGHIVVDEYQNTSRPGIYAVGDVCGKALLTPVAIAAGRKLAHRLFEGKKDSKLDYSNIPTVVFSHPPIGTVGLTEEEAIIARGKENVKVYKTSFTSLYHAITSRKSPCIMKLVCAGKEETVVGLHMQGLGCDEMLQGFAVAVKLGATKADFDKTVAIHPTSSEELVTMR
- the gsr gene encoding glutathione reductase, mitochondrial isoform X3 produces the protein MWNAAVHAEYLHDHADYGFEVGSVRFSWEALKTKRDAYVRRLNHIYRNNLDKAKIQTIEGHARFTSDPEPTVEVSGRKYTAPHILIATGGEPSVLSDAEVPGASLGITSDGFFELESLPKRSVVVGAGYIAVEMAGILTTLGSKTSLIIRQSEVLRNFDSFISTNCTKELQNSGVDLWKNSQVKSVHKTDAGLEVTLATIDPEKGNGEEKISTIQEVDCLLWAIGRKPNTFGLNIGELGVDTDDRGHIVVDEYQNTSRPGIYAVGDVCGKALLTPVAIAAGRKLAHRLFEGKKDSKLDYSNIPTVVFSHPPIGTVGLTEEEAIIARGKENVKVYKTSFTSLYHAITSRKSPCIMKLVCAGKEETVVGLHMQGLGCDEMLQGFAVAVKLGATKADFDKTVAIHPTSSEELVTMR